TCTCTACACCATCGGCTACATGGCCGAGGACCCGGGGTATCAGCGCTTCTTCAGCTATATCTCGCTGTTCACCTTCTCGATGCTCATGCTGGTGATGAGCAACAACTTCCTGCAGCTGTTCTTCGGCTGGGAGGCGGTGGGCCTGGTGTCGTACCTGCTGATCGGCTTCTGGTTCAAGAAGCCGACCGCTGTGTTCGCCAACATGAAGGCGTTCCTGGTCAACCGCGTCGGCGACTTCGGCTTCCTGCTCGGCATTGCCGGCGTGCTGTACTGGTTCGGCAGCCTCGACTACGCGACGGTGTTCGCCGCGGCCGACGCCACCATCGGCGGCGGGCAGACGGTCGAAGTGATCAACGGCTTCGAATGGTCGGTCGCCACGCTGGTCTGCATCTGTCTGTTCGTCGGTGCAATGGGCAAGTCGGCCCAGGTCCCCCTGCACGTGTGGCTGCCCGACTCGATGGAAGGTCCGACCCCGATCTCGGCGCTGATCCATGCCGCGACGATGGTCACCGCCGGCATCTTCATGGTGGCGCGCATGTCGCCGCTGTTCGAGCTGTCCGAAACCGCGCTGCAGTTCATCCTCTTCATCGGCGCGACGACCGCGTTCTTCACCGGCCTGATCGGCATCGTGCAGAACGACATCAAGCGCGTGGTCGCGTACTCGACACTGTCGCAGCTGGGTTACATGACCGTTGCGCTCGGCGTATCGGCGTATTCGGCCGCGGTGTTCCACCTGATGACCCACGCCTTCTTCAAGGCGCTGCTGTTCCTGGCGGCCGGTAGCGTCATCATCGGCATGCACCACGAGCAGGACATGCGCAAGATGGGCGGGCTGCGCAAGTACATGCCGATCACGTTCTGGACAAGCGTCATCGGCACGCTGGCCCTGGTCGGCACGCCGTTCTTCAGCGGGTTCTATTCCAAGGACACGATCATCGAGGCTGCCAAGCACGCCAGCGATGGCGGCGGTTGGGTGTTCCAGTACGCGTACTGGTCGGTGCTGCTCGGCGCCTTCGTGACGTCGTTCTACAGCTTCCGGCTGCTGTACATGACCTACTTCGGCAAGGAACGCTTCCGTGAGGCGCATGCGTCGGACAGCCACGCCGCACATGACGCGCACGGCCAGCACACCCTGCACGAGCCGCTGCATGACGACGGCCATGCGCATCCGGCGGGCGGCGACGCCCATGACGATCACGGACATCACGGCCCGCACGAGCCGCACGAATCTCCGTGGGTGGTGACGTTGCCGCTGATCCTGCTGGCGATCCCGTCGATCCTCATCGGCTACTTCACCGCGGGTCCGATGCTGTTCGGCACCGACTGGACCGGTCACCACGACGTGCGTGGCTTCTTCGA
The genomic region above belongs to Luteimonas chenhongjianii and contains:
- the nuoL gene encoding NADH-quinone oxidoreductase subunit L, producing MEYTISKGILIAIVVAPLLGSIIAGLFGRQVGRVGAHSVTIAGVAISCALSIYTLWQLMQGAPVFNENVYTFFEVGNYSAYVGFLVDNLTAMMMVVVTFVALLVHLYTIGYMAEDPGYQRFFSYISLFTFSMLMLVMSNNFLQLFFGWEAVGLVSYLLIGFWFKKPTAVFANMKAFLVNRVGDFGFLLGIAGVLYWFGSLDYATVFAAADATIGGGQTVEVINGFEWSVATLVCICLFVGAMGKSAQVPLHVWLPDSMEGPTPISALIHAATMVTAGIFMVARMSPLFELSETALQFILFIGATTAFFTGLIGIVQNDIKRVVAYSTLSQLGYMTVALGVSAYSAAVFHLMTHAFFKALLFLAAGSVIIGMHHEQDMRKMGGLRKYMPITFWTSVIGTLALVGTPFFSGFYSKDTIIEAAKHASDGGGWVFQYAYWSVLLGAFVTSFYSFRLLYMTYFGKERFREAHASDSHAAHDAHGQHTLHEPLHDDGHAHPAGGDAHDDHGHHGPHEPHESPWVVTLPLILLAIPSILIGYFTAGPMLFGTDWTGHHDVRGFFDGVIHVLASHDVMATLKEELWHGPAAFAMHGFVAPAFWLVLAGFVLATVMYWWKPELPAKAAHVFRLPIRVLENKYGMDDLWIGGFAGGGVALGKLSRVFDTRVIDGLFVNGPARVVGLVSGLVRRLQSGALYHYAFAMIVGLIVLLAVLIKYWR